A single window of Salminus brasiliensis chromosome 18, fSalBra1.hap2, whole genome shotgun sequence DNA harbors:
- the apbb3 gene encoding amyloid-beta A4 precursor protein-binding family B member 3, translated as MLGKDYMLAIIIVNYDDDIWNDQSLALDSDLPPGWRTIRDSTGTYYWHVPSGTTQWQHPSYSSEEEHNTLNGLPANQIKNVGADGRRESRGRLTEKPMTSLSDGVSWQEEYFCANMDPDSKCFAVRSLGWVEIPEEELAPGKSSLAVNNCIQQLSHSKAEGRDAVGAWGEGQDMMMVLKKDTLSLLDPIDRSLIHCQPIINIRVWGVGCNNGRDFAFVASDKDACMLKCHVFRCNAPAKTIATALHEMCSKIMAEKAAMHPSMARSVTMESISPEDLPHQVNFLDAVRQRVQKFEVAYIGNLPVSRAMGMEVLNRAIESIMHSRDRDEWEPIVIHVSDTLLSLWRGEDGEDPFWECQVRYLTFLGVGHDTHTFAVIVDAGTQRFECHVFWCEPDAGIISEAVQAACMVQYQKCLVAQTPPLRSKMWRAGSKVKRANSMDGATFPPCHQGHTTPKMASSSVKKGMLAFFETFRNKPPVVPAP; from the exons ATGCTGGGGAAGGACTACATGCTCGCCATCATCATAGTCAATTATGACG ATGATATTTGGAATGATCAAAGTTTAGCGCTGGACTCTGACCTGCCTCCAGGATGGCGCACCATACGGGACAGCACCGGCACCTACTACTGGCACGTGCCCTCTGGCACCACACAGTGGCAGCACCCGTCATACAGCTCTGAGGAGGAACACAACACCCTCAACGGCCTCCCAGCCAACCAGATCAAA AACGTTGGAGCCGATGGGAGACGAGAGTCCAGAGGCAGATTAACCGAAAAGCCCATGACCTCACTCAGTGATGG AGTGTCATGGCAGGAAGAATACTTCTGTGCCAACATGGACCCAGACTCCAAG TGTTTTGCGGTGCGCTCGCTTGGCTGGGTGGAGATTCCTGAAGAAGAACTGGCCCCAGGGAAGAGCAGCCTGGCGGTCAACAACTGTATCCAGCAGCTCTCACACAGCAAGGCGGAAGGACGAGACGCTGTGGGTGCCTGGGGAGAG GGTCAAGATATGATGATGGTTCTGAAAAAGGACACACTCAGCCTTCTGGATCCCATAGACCGCAGTCTCATCCATTGCCAGCCCATCATTAACATCCGAGTGTGGGGGGTGGGCTGCAACAATGGCAG GGACTTTGCCTTTGTGGCCAGTGATAAGGACGCCTGCATGCTGAAGTGTCATGTGTTCCGGTGCAATGCGCCAGCCAAGACCATCGCCACCGCCCTGCATGAGATGTGCTCCAAG ATAATGGCAGAGAAAGCAGCGATGCACCCGTCTATGGCACGCTCAGTTACAATGGAGAGCATCTCCCCTGAGGACCTACCTCACCAAG TCAACTTCCTGGATGCAGTCAGACAGAGGGTTCAGAAGTTTGAGGTGGCGTACATTGGGAATCTGCCCGTCTCCAGAGCGATGG GCATGGAGGTGCTAAACAGAGCCATTGAGAGCATCATGCACTCCAGAGACAGAGATGAGTGGGAGCCCATTGTCATCCACGTGTCAGACACACTGCTGTCTCTATGGAGAGGAGAG GATGGTGAGGACCCTTTCTGGGAGTGCCAGGTGCGCTACCTGACCTTCCTTGGCGTTGGTCATGACACACACACCTTTGCAGTGATCGTGGATGCCGGCACACAGCGCTTTGAGTGCCACGTCTTCTGGTGTGAACCTGACGCTGGGATCATATCCGAGGCAGTGCAGGCTGCATGTATG GTCCAGTACCAGAAGTGCTTGGTCGCACAGACCCCACCCTTGAGGTCAAAAATGTGGCGAGCTGGCTCCAAAGTCAAGCGTGCCAACTCCATGGACGGTGCCACCTTCCCGCCCTGCCACCAAGGACACACAACACCCAAAATGGCCTCCTCTAGCGTAAAGAAGGGCATGCTGGCGTTTTTCGAGACGTTCAGAAATAAACCGCCCGTGGTGCCTGCACCTTAG
- the LOC140539402 gene encoding SLC35A4 upstream open reading frame protein encodes MADDKDPLRQLKDLALLKGRLDDIQRRVEDEVQAGLPQGGSVLGSPFLKGFLAGYIVAKLRSSAIMGVFVGTCTGIYAAQNYNMPNVEQTIKGYFSSFRKSK; translated from the exons ATGGCGGACGACAAG gaTCCGTTGAGGCAGCTGAAGGATCTAGCCCTGCTTAAAGGAAGGTTGGATGACATTCAGCGGAGAGTGGAGGATGAGGTGCAGGCTGGACTCCCACAG GGCGGGAGTGTGCTGGGCTCACCTTTCCTCAAGGGCTTTTTGGCTGGATACATCGTAGCGAAGCTGCGCTCTTCAGCCATCATGGGCGTGTTCGTGGGAACATGCACAGGAATCTACGCAGCTCAGAACTATAACATGCCCAACGTGGAGCAGACGATTAAGGGCTATTTCAGCTCCTTTAGAAAAAGCAAATAA